A part of Gammaproteobacteria bacterium genomic DNA contains:
- a CDS encoding helix-turn-helix domain-containing protein, with protein sequence MSIALSEQITESLDLSLFSENLRQLMFQHKIDVAKLHEKTGIAVSTINSLRRGGGNPTLSTLLTLSNFFNISLSALAESPLNAAINSDRNKHELPLIDISEISEYLKNGTKGYQTITDDIQNENPANCFAVQINNSSLAPFFEKGTTFIVAFDKQPQDGDIVLVKFGENLPCFRKIYIEGDSYFFKPISEIVNNKAITTTDFLIYGIVLKAIQVF encoded by the coding sequence ATGTCAATAGCTTTATCTGAACAAATTACAGAATCATTGGACTTATCATTATTTTCAGAAAATTTACGCCAACTTATGTTTCAACATAAAATTGATGTAGCGAAACTTCACGAAAAAACCGGTATAGCGGTCAGCACAATCAATTCATTAAGACGAGGGGGAGGAAATCCAACTCTGTCAACTTTGCTTACACTTTCTAATTTCTTCAATATTTCATTGAGTGCGCTTGCAGAAAGCCCTCTGAATGCAGCTATTAATAGCGATAGAAACAAACATGAATTGCCACTTATTGATATCAGTGAAATTAGTGAGTATTTGAAAAATGGCACAAAGGGCTATCAAACCATTACCGATGACATACAGAACGAAAATCCTGCTAACTGTTTTGCAGTACAAATAAACAATAGTTCATTAGCCCCATTTTTTGAAAAAGGCACTACCTTTATAGTAGCTTTTGACAAGCAACCACAAGATGGAGATATTGTTCTCGTAAAATTTGGCGAAAACCTACCTTGTTTCAGAAAGATATATATAGAAGGAGATAGTTACTTCTTTAAACCAATCTCTGAAATCGTGAATAATAAAGCAATAACCACCACGGATTTTCTAATTTATGGAATAGTCTTAAAGGCAATACAAGTGTTCTAA
- a CDS encoding response regulator, with the protein MSYPLKRLQIMLVEADPVKQLYIELLLKDIPCNFIFAKTGEDAVRKFNSNIDGILMDIGLPGIDGYQAAEIIHQKHPYHTAIVYAYAYSDSILNTKFCSAKTGIEGLIKKPYLKNDLKDFMFQVNQKNSSHGKSMPLN; encoded by the coding sequence ATGTCATATCCATTAAAGCGTTTACAAATTATGCTTGTTGAAGCTGATCCAGTGAAACAGCTTTATATTGAACTGTTACTCAAAGACATCCCCTGCAATTTCATATTTGCTAAAACTGGGGAAGACGCAGTAAGAAAATTTAATAGCAATATCGATGGAATACTCATGGATATTGGGTTACCTGGAATTGACGGTTATCAAGCTGCAGAAATTATTCACCAAAAACATCCTTATCACACGGCAATAGTGTATGCATATGCTTATTCAGATTCAATTTTAAATACTAAATTTTGTAGTGCTAAAACTGGAATTGAAGGCCTTATCAAAAAGCCATATCTAAAAAATGATTTAAAAGATTTTATGTTTCAGGTTAATCAAAAGAATAGTAGCCATGGAAAAAGTATGCCTTTGAATTAA
- a CDS encoding AAA family ATPase: MIINLPKLNEQDKQELDLNATGNLVVVGANGSGKSRFGSYIERKSSGNVRRISAQRMLRLVNNPPMAHNDQASLQLINAHRNEPVTTPHDDYQHVLSALFAEKTKKDSDYVKASQESRSSEKPKLPDSAIDKLTAMWDAVFPHRKILLEERKIEVEGKNSTRYPGSEMSDGEKIALYLMAQCLLLPSNYLVIIDEPELHLHKALMARLWDKIETVRNDCFFIYITHDLDFASSRVDASKIWIKNYHDEIWDWCFLPVEESLPEKFLFEVIGSKKPVLFVESEIGGLDSVLYQLHYSDFTVIGRGSCEKVIEAVKGLKNNSDLHSLEVYGLIDRDHRTDQEIIALERCSVHVLGVSEVENLFLLPELVRLLSDQMLVENQFSNVKNTVINAFKSELEQLALRKISRDLYYELSLKAANCKHKNIEELKTSVSEMLSASKIEEKYHEVKRSLDAMSISENYLEILKVYNNKGLCSRVASHFGLATKGNIYQKTIIKMFKGDKGNQIRDVLDAYLPKLKGELVC; the protein is encoded by the coding sequence ATGATAATAAACTTACCTAAATTAAATGAACAAGATAAGCAGGAACTAGATTTAAATGCAACTGGTAATCTTGTAGTTGTTGGCGCAAATGGCTCTGGGAAAAGTCGATTTGGAAGTTATATTGAGAGAAAATCAAGCGGTAATGTTAGAAGAATTTCAGCACAAAGAATGTTACGTTTAGTAAATAACCCGCCAATGGCTCATAATGATCAGGCATCTCTACAGTTAATAAACGCTCATCGCAATGAACCCGTCACTACGCCTCATGATGACTATCAGCATGTATTATCTGCATTATTTGCTGAGAAGACTAAAAAAGATAGTGATTATGTAAAAGCTTCGCAAGAATCGCGATCATCAGAAAAGCCCAAACTCCCTGATTCGGCGATAGATAAGCTAACAGCAATGTGGGATGCAGTTTTTCCTCATCGGAAAATTTTGCTTGAAGAGCGTAAAATAGAGGTCGAAGGAAAAAACTCTACACGTTATCCTGGCTCTGAGATGAGCGACGGAGAAAAAATCGCTCTCTATTTGATGGCACAATGTTTATTATTACCTTCAAATTACCTTGTTATCATTGATGAGCCTGAATTACACCTTCACAAAGCGTTAATGGCAAGATTATGGGATAAAATTGAGACTGTACGCAACGACTGTTTTTTTATATACATTACGCATGATTTAGATTTTGCATCAAGCCGAGTTGACGCAAGCAAAATATGGATAAAAAATTATCATGACGAAATATGGGATTGGTGTTTTTTGCCTGTTGAAGAAAGCCTCCCTGAAAAATTTCTATTTGAGGTTATAGGCAGCAAAAAACCAGTTTTATTTGTTGAGAGTGAAATAGGAGGTTTAGATTCTGTACTTTACCAATTGCATTATAGTGACTTCACAGTAATCGGGAGAGGGTCATGCGAAAAAGTAATTGAGGCTGTAAAAGGATTAAAGAATAATAGTGATTTACACTCGCTTGAAGTATATGGCTTAATTGATAGAGATCATAGGACTGATCAAGAGATTATTGCATTAGAGAGATGTTCAGTGCATGTATTAGGGGTTTCAGAAGTAGAAAATTTATTTTTATTACCAGAACTTGTGCGACTATTATCCGATCAAATGCTTGTGGAAAACCAATTTTCAAATGTAAAAAATACGGTGATTAACGCTTTCAAGAGCGAACTTGAACAATTAGCGTTGAGAAAAATTAGCCGAGACCTGTATTATGAGTTAAGCTTAAAAGCAGCTAATTGTAAGCATAAAAACATTGAAGAGCTAAAAACCAGCGTTTCTGAAATGCTCAGTGCCTCAAAGATTGAAGAAAAATATCATGAAGTTAAGCGTTCACTGGATGCAATGTCTATTTCTGAAAACTATTTGGAAATATTGAAAGTATATAACAATAAAGGGCTTTGTAGTCGCGTCGCATCTCATTTTGGCCTGGCTACAAAAGGCAATATCTATCAGAAGACAATTATCAAAATGTTTAAGGGTGACAAAGGAAATCAAATAAGAGACGTGCTAGACGCGTATTTACCAAAATTAAAGGGTGAACTTGTATGTTAA
- a CDS encoding replication initiation protein, which translates to MGMLEVQEKKDLLKHVSAIHSAAPLTLLQRKINNALLFHAYPTLTTQEEHTITITELCRLIGYEGHNYDVFKEAILGLLNTVIQWNIIGDDCNGEIWRAGAIISFVEIRKSVCTYYYAKPLRELLYEPSVYGRISMIVQAKFSSAYGLALYENCTRYITIKITKWFDYEIFRKLMGVVDDSKYVIFKDFKKRVIDRAVSEVNLRSSIEVTPEYRTVGRKVVAIRFKVNEKTKKIPLGKKTSKTYDELENQERALIDTLQSEFNISSSHGIKLVREYGAEDVLKKIQILKKAKAYKAGQIKGPAYLISLLKNNAQEPHSIEKVGDILDERAEQSLASENKQSDAVAKKKQDDYKLLVKKFDEFFPLLAEEERNMILEGFVQEQTDKKADFILKEYNKGGLKSIVVQNVFMNYFREKYPERLSEFL; encoded by the coding sequence GTGGGAATGCTTGAAGTTCAAGAAAAGAAAGATTTATTGAAGCATGTGTCGGCAATACACAGTGCTGCGCCATTAACTTTGCTGCAACGTAAAATCAACAATGCATTATTGTTCCATGCATACCCAACATTAACCACGCAAGAAGAACACACCATAACGATAACAGAACTATGTAGATTGATCGGTTATGAAGGCCATAACTATGACGTTTTTAAAGAAGCCATTCTTGGACTATTAAATACCGTGATTCAATGGAACATCATCGGCGATGATTGCAATGGAGAAATTTGGAGAGCGGGTGCCATTATATCTTTTGTAGAAATCAGAAAAAGCGTGTGTACCTATTATTATGCAAAGCCTTTAAGAGAACTTTTATACGAACCATCAGTCTATGGACGAATCAGCATGATCGTTCAAGCAAAATTTTCTTCTGCTTACGGATTGGCACTTTATGAAAACTGTACGCGTTACATCACAATAAAAATAACCAAATGGTTTGATTATGAGATTTTCAGAAAACTCATGGGCGTAGTAGATGACAGTAAGTACGTTATATTCAAAGACTTTAAAAAGCGAGTTATTGATAGGGCAGTATCTGAGGTCAATCTTAGGTCAAGCATTGAAGTAACGCCGGAATATAGAACAGTAGGACGCAAAGTTGTTGCTATAAGATTTAAGGTTAATGAAAAGACAAAAAAAATACCATTAGGTAAGAAGACATCAAAAACCTATGATGAATTAGAAAATCAAGAAAGAGCGCTTATTGACACGTTGCAAAGTGAATTCAATATTTCATCATCGCATGGCATAAAATTGGTGCGAGAATATGGTGCAGAAGATGTCCTCAAGAAAATACAAATCTTGAAAAAAGCAAAAGCATATAAAGCAGGTCAAATCAAAGGACCCGCTTATTTAATTTCCTTACTTAAAAATAATGCTCAAGAACCACACTCAATAGAAAAGGTGGGTGACATTCTTGATGAAAGGGCAGAACAAAGCTTAGCTTCAGAAAATAAACAAAGTGATGCTGTCGCGAAAAAGAAACAGGACGATTACAAGTTACTTGTTAAAAAGTTTGATGAATTTTTCCCACTACTTGCGGAAGAAGAAAGGAATATGATTTTAGAAGGCTTTGTACAAGAACAGACAGACAAAAAAGCTGATTTTATTCTAAAGGAATATAACAAGGGCGGGCTGAAATCGATTGTGGTGCAAAACGTATTTATGAATTATTTCCGAGAAAAGTATCCAGAAAGATTAAGTGAGTTTTTGTGA
- a CDS encoding queuosine precursor transporter yields MKTTNFKCYALLVGFLVSILLTCDALSFKVISLFGHDVAVTGILFSLSFPIAAIATEVYGYHLAVRIVWIQICSQAFFIILISLIIRISSNHDPIAALYFDLYGGLWRVLLASTTAVPIAYFINDLLMSVIKIYTKGNLFVSRILVSNIIGAAVLVTISYPINYYHIFPIKHIAEIAFNTWVFKIAIATIALPFTVIASRLLKRVEKLDYYDYGIFYNPMKAFNTDEKGKNLWKDEK; encoded by the coding sequence ATGAAAACAACAAACTTTAAATGTTATGCTTTACTCGTTGGATTTTTGGTCAGTATCTTGCTGACATGCGATGCTTTATCTTTTAAAGTGATCAGTTTATTTGGCCATGATGTCGCTGTAACTGGAATATTATTTTCTTTAAGTTTTCCTATCGCAGCCATAGCCACTGAAGTTTACGGCTATCATTTAGCAGTTAGAATTGTATGGATTCAAATATGCAGCCAAGCTTTTTTTATTATCCTAATAAGTCTAATCATTCGAATCTCATCAAATCATGATCCAATTGCGGCACTATATTTTGATTTGTATGGAGGTTTATGGCGAGTATTGCTAGCATCCACAACCGCAGTTCCAATTGCTTATTTTATTAATGACCTCCTAATGTCAGTAATAAAAATTTACACCAAGGGGAACTTATTTGTTAGCCGTATTTTAGTATCGAATATAATCGGCGCGGCTGTTCTTGTTACAATATCTTACCCTATAAATTACTATCATATTTTTCCAATCAAACATATTGCCGAAATTGCTTTTAATACATGGGTTTTTAAAATTGCTATTGCAACGATTGCTTTACCATTTACCGTAATAGCCTCAAGACTTCTCAAAAGGGTTGAAAAACTAGACTACTACGACTATGGAATATTTTATAATCCGATGAAAGCTTTTAACACCGATGAGAAAGGCAAAAACTTGTGGAAAGATGAAAAATGA